Within Bacillus sp. Marseille-Q1617, the genomic segment GGGGAAGCACTAGTAAAAGCTGCACTGGAAAATATGGATGATCCCGAAGGAGAAGAAAGTAAGAAGAAGCTTGAAAAAACTGCTGCGAAGCCACTCAGGGCCCCGCTGATCATCGCAGTCGCCGTCGAACCAAGCGACAACCCGAAAGTCATTGAAATAGAAGAATACGGAGCCGCATATGCAGCCACTCAAAACATGCTGCTGGCAGCACATGCACTTGGGTTAGCGGGGATCTGGAGAACAGGGAAACCGTGCTATCACGTCTCGATGAATGAACTTTTCGGCTTGTCGGATAGAGGGAAAATGCTTGGATTCCTATACTTCGGTTATCCTAAGAGAGAATCGCCAGCAGGGAAACGAAAAGAAGTCAGCGGTTGTGTGAAATGGCTTGGTGATGAGATTGATTTTGATCAATTTAAGAAGAAGGAAGAGTTAAAGGAGTCTAATAGTTAGAATTGGTTCCGACATCGTATTTGCTCTGAACATAATCATTATGAAAAGAGTGGCAAGATGTGCATTGACACCTCCACACAATAAGTAGGAAAACTGGTGTTTTGATGACTCGGCAGAAGCAGAAGGTACAGAGAAAAGGAATGGGCATTCGTCCATAGAGTACGTGCAAAAAAAGAGAAAGGTTCAAGCGCTTTACTGAAACTGGGGAGTAATGCTATCAACAGATAGTTAATTGATAATTATTTGTAAACAGCCAATAGAAATGGTTGTTTTTTTTTGATCTTAAAATTACCAATCGTATCTTTTCATACCTATAGGCAGCAGAAAATAGATTTAATAGAGAGGAAGGATTTTCTCTCGCTTTAAGCGAATATGAAAAATATATCAATCATTTAAAGGGGAGTTTTTCTATGAATACCACTTTTGAAAACAAAGAAGATATATCACAATTTATAGTGGAAAACCGGAAAAATTTTCAGGAAAAATTACTTTCTGAAGCAATCAATGTGGGCAGTAAGATTAATGATATTTTGGAGAAAGGTAATATCGATCTTCTCAAGAACGCTGAGAGACTCGCGTTATATGTTGCTGAAAGTAAAGAAGAAGAACTAGTAGAGTTTGCTAAGGTGGAAGGTGTGGCTTGGGCAGAACATTCTCTTACACTTTCATTCAAATTGGAGTGGGTTCAGGCAATAAGGCGTACGTTATGGCATTTTCTTTATAAGTATGAACAGATTCGGGAAGCTGAACTAAACCGTGAAAGATTTTTTGAATTGGAAAAAAGAATTAACGATCACGTGGATCATTTTCTGAATAGTTTTTTCATCAGCTATTCAGACTATAAAGACGAGCAGTTGTCATCCCAAAGAAAGCTGGTTGAGCATTTGTCTGTGCCGATCATTCCAATCAGTTCCTCCATTGCCGTACTTCCGCTAATCGGAAAGATTGATTCGTATCGAATCCAGGCCATTGAAGAGAAAATATTAATGAACATCGCTTCCTTGAAGATTCAAACCTTGATCATCGATATGTCCGGTGTAGCAGATATGGAGATTGACGTCATTGTCCACCTGCAAAGGTTGCTGGGAGGCATTAATATGATGGGATGTGAAGCGGTCCTAACCGGTTTACGAGTAGATTTGGTCAGGAAAATGATTCATTCAGGGGTCAGCTTTGAACAGAACGCATTAACAAAAGGCACTCTTCAGCAGACGTTGAAGGAGTATTTGGTGCTGGAGCCGGGGGAGTAAGCTGATAGAAAATCACTGGAGTAAATATAAATAATATCATAATGTAAATCAACAATAGATAGTTTATTGACGTTATCTATTCTTATACAACGAGGTTAATACAAGGGGAAATCACGATGAAAGAAATAACATTTGATGATATATACACTGTTGGAGAAGTGATAGTTGAAAATGACCTATACAGTCACGTGCACTATCCGAAAATGCTCAAGAGATATGACAGCAATTTCTTAGAATTTAAAAGGATGCCTTCCACGGAAGAATTTAAATCAGCTGCAAAGTACCTAAAGTCATTCCATCATGAGAGAGGACAAAATCACGTGAAATTTTCCTTTCCGGCAATAATGGAAATTTCCGGGAATCTTATGGGCTACTTGAAACATGAGGGTTTTGACATTGGATTTATGGAGCTTTATTCTATTAAACCTTGCGAATTTCCAAAGAAAGGTTTAATGAAAGGGGTTGAAGTAAAGGAAGTCAAGGAAGATGATTTTGACAAATTCATTTCACTCCAATATGTTCAAGACCTTGAATATGGAAAAGAGTTCGCTGATCAAAAAGTCGAGCTTCACCAAAGACAATTCAAAGACCCGGCTATTATTCAGCTTCTTGCTTATTACAATGGGGAGCCCGCAGGTGCAGCCGATGTAATTATTAATGCAGGTACAGCTGAAATTGATGGATTCTTCGTTTTGGAAAGATGGCGCAGAAAAGGAATCGGCAGCTGTGTGCAACAATATGTGATGGACCGGTTCCATGACAAAATCATTATTCTGGTTGCAGACGGAGAAGATACACCAAGGGAAATGTATCAGAAACAACATTATCGTTACTTAGGCTTCCAATATCAGGTTCTAAAAGTGTTTGAAGAGAACTAGGGTTTTTTAGACATTTTCTATTTTTGTGCTGAGACCTTCTAATTTCAATTTCACAACCAAATAAATAAAAGTAACACCCCCCGTACATACTAAACATATGTTCGGGAGGTGTATTCATTGGAAAGTAAAGATTTTGAGCAGATCTATGCACAGTACAAGCAGGAAGGAGCCCATCATCTTCAACAGGAATTTTCCTCTTCCGTTGATACAGGTGCGGAGAAAATCGTCGCCATACGTAAAAACGGCGATGATGATATTATCGCATTTAAAACAGAAAGCGGACGTGAACTTGATTACCTGACTGCACTCGATGAAGCGAAGGCCGGGAAGCTCGCCCATGTCGATGTCTTTCACCGTTATGGAAGAGACATCATCCGCAGTGAACCAGATGGAATTGAAGAGAACAACCTAAATAATCTGCCACATTTTTAGGAAGTGAAAAGGAGCATGAAACTTCAATCGTTTCAGGCTCCTTTTTTTAAAATTACCAGGAAAATTAATTTCTTAAAACAGTAATAAAGCCCTCAAGGATATCATGGCTGACTGAAAACCCTTTTCGCTTGTAAAATTCGAGGGCATTGCTGTTTCCGTTTGAAACAAAGATGAAAATATCTTCAATATCATTATATTGCTTCAGCCAATCCATCGACATCATGAAGAGTTTTGAACCGATTCCGTACTTTCTATAACCTTCTTTGATGTAGAACTGAGAGAGGCACCCTACATTTGGTTTACTCACAGATGATAAATCAAAAAATGCAGCAAAATCATTAGAGTATGTTTCCTTCGGTGAAATATTGGAATATACGTAACCGATGATTTGATCTGCATCTTTAACCACTACCGTATAATTATGTATGGCTTTTTCAATGGATGGAACTAAACGTGTTTCAAAACTCATATCATCAAATAGTTCAGGACGGATCGAGGCAACTGACTGTTGGAATTCCATCAATTCATTACAGCTTTCACGGAGGCAATCTATTTCTTCTTCAGGCAGGATTTCAAAGGTAAAGTTCACGTATCTCCCTCCTAACTTATAAATGAAACGATTTATATAAATTAATTTTAAACTAGATTTTCACTAAGTGGAAGCATTAAAAAGCCTCATTCTCGCGTTAACTAAGACCTAGTATGATCAGGTAGTGACTTGAGTTATCCATCTACTATCCCTCTATAGGGTAAAGGCTGTTTCAAAGTCGTATGTAATGGGGGAGACAGTCTATTTTACATAGTTATAGATTAGTGAGTTGATCGATGAAACTATCTTATATTCTCTAATGCTTGTTTGACGTTAGTAAAGGAAGTGACGTCATCAAGTAAAGCCCCAATGTTTACTGCCGTCTGTGCAAGTCTAGGGGATATTCCGGTGAGAATAGTACGGATGCCCAGTAAACGCAGAACACTGCCTATTTGTTGAAAGTAGCTGGCGGTGGTTTCGTCAAAGGTTTGAACGCCTGAAAAATCCACGATTAGGTAACTGAGATTAAGCTGCGAAATTTCAGGTATCACTTTATCCATCAGATGGTCCATTCTGTAAGAATCAATGGTACCAACCAATGGAAGGACTGCGATCCCCTTTTTTAAAGGAACAACCGGGTTTGCGAGGCTGTCCAGCTCTTCTCGATAGTCTTCCTCCATTCGCTTGGTCAATTTTTCATATGCAAAAACCGTTTCGACTTCACTGACATCGAGCAAGGCATTCATTTTTTGTAAGACCTTGATGCTTTCAATATTAGTGAGAGAGAATTCCTGGGCCCATTGAGTGGTAAGGCTTGCAAATATCTCCCTCGTAACGGGATAACGAATGATGATCTCTGAGATATTTCGCCCGGATACGATCTGTCCTTCCGCATTTTTCTTGCTCCATTCAATCAATTGTGAAGGTAACTCTTGTTTCTCATGCAGCATAGAATCGCCGAGAAATTGAAAAAACGTTTCATACACACAGACAGCATGTTCCTTTTCCTTTTGAGGAAGGGCGATGTTCATTTTTTTAATTGCATGTTCGACAAGATTTGCTGCAATTGTTGAATAGTTATGTAATAAGTAATAAGCAAGTTTGGATTGTGATGACATGGTGGATTCATACCTCCTTATTACATTATTATACCAAGTTAGGAAAAAGCTTTGTAGACTGAATTTTCAGGTAATGTCGATTTTAATGAGGAATAGGAACTAACTTTAGATAAATTGAAATGTTAACTATGATTTTTCGAAATTTTATTATTGTTATCCAGAAGATGAGGCCGTATCGCAAATCGTTTCATCCGAATAAACGAAGCTTCTTTATATTCACGTAAGGTAAATGAGGTTATAAAGTTTCAATTGTTCAGAAATGTATTGAAAGTGGGAGGAATTTTCTTTATATTTAGTAAATCAAGTTTTACCAATGGTTGGGGGGCTTCTATGAACGAAATTAAACAGCTTTGTGAAACCTTTAGGAAAAGTCTATTAATGGAAGAAACGGGGATCCACCCTGGCAGAATCATCACATTACTTAGAATGAAATCCAGGATCACTCAAGAGAAGTTGGCATCCAAAGCAGGTGTTTGCACACAAACTATCAAGAGACTGGAAAGTGGAAGGGGTAGTGTTTCAGAAATTACGTGTTATAAGATTTTTGAAGCCTTAGGGGTGGACGTGCCGGTGTTGACAAAAGCACTGGAAAACAAATGACAATCCTAGGGATATATTTAATCCCTGCTCTATCTGGGTTCCTTTTTGGAGATTCGGCTGGAAACAGGCAGTCATTAACGTAATATTGAGGTGGTTCAATGTTAGACTTGCTACTAAGAAGACCCGAAACAGCTGATAAAGATGAAATACATCGTTTATTCAGGACCGTGATTACCGATACTTTCTGGAAAGAAGGGATTATTGATCAGGATAACGATCTGGAGGAAGAAATCAAAACGAAGCAATATTATTTAGAAGATGATTTTCAAAGCAGTGGTAAAGAGCGATTTTTCTTGATAGCTTTAGAAGCAGGTAAAATCATCGGAACCATCGAATATGGACCTGCAAGCCCCCTCATCATCAAATGTACGGACAATAACTTTCAACATTTACATGAGGTAGGTACCGTATTCATTCACCCTGACTACCAGCGAAAAGGGATAGGAAATATACTGCTGCAGGAAATCTACCATATTCTTCAAAGTAATGATATAAATGAATTTTGTCTCGATAGCGGGTATCGCCGTTCCCAAAAAATCTGGAAAAGGAAGTTTGGAGAACCTGATTATTTACTTAAGGACTATTGGGGAAAAGAATATCATCATATGATTTGGTATCTGAACGTCCATGAAATAATTAAGAATTCAAAGTCCCAGTCCAAATAAAAAGTCCATTTTTAAAGGCCCGTCCCTCACTAAAGTAAAGCGTTAATGGACCGAGGGACGGGCCTTTAAATAAGTGCAGTAAAAACTGGATAGATGTGGTATGATTAATGTGAATCTTTTCACATACAACTGCAATGAAGGAGTGATATGAATGGGAAAGAAAATCGTCATAGCAGGGGGAACCGGTTTCGTCGGTCAGTATTTAGAAAAACAATTCATCGAATCAGGTTTTGAAGTTATTCTTATTTCTCGGAACGGACCTCATATTACATGGGACGACAAAAAAGAAATCACTCAGGCACTTGAACATTCTGACCTTCTAATTAATCTTGCTGGCAAATCAGTAAACTGTAGATACAACAATAAAAACAAGAAAGAAATCCTTAAATCCAGGACAGACACAACGATCCTATTGGGTAAGGCTCTTCAAAAATGTATAAACCCTCCAAAGTTATGGATAAATGCAAGTACTGCTACAATTTATAGACACTCTGAAGACAGACCGATGACCGAAGAAGACGGGCAAATAGGTACAGGTTTCTCTGTGGAAGTAGCGAGAGAATGGGAGCGTTCGTTTTTCTCATTCCAATTTCCACATATAAGACAGGCAGCCCTTCGGATCGCAATCGTGCTGGGAAGGGATGGCGGGGTTATGATTCCTTACAAAAACCTGGTGCAGGCAGGTCTTGGCGGAGTGCAAGGCCCTGGAACACAAATGTTCAGCTGGATCCATTTAGAAGATTTATATAGAATCATTCTCTTCATTCAAGAACGTGAACAACTGTCAGGCATATTCAATTGCTCTTCCCCGGAGCCGATAACCAACCGTGAATTAATGGGTTCGCTTAGAGAAAAAATGAATAAAAAAATTGGTCTCCCTGCTCCAAAATGGATGCTTGAAATGGGTGCAATATTTATCCGGACAGAAACCGAACTGATCTTGAAAAGCAGATGGGTGATTCCTGAGAGATTAATAAATGAAGGTTTCAATTTTAAATACCCAACAATTCGAGAAACCCTGGAAGACATTCTATAAAGCGTTTTTCTCTAAATAACAGGAAGGTGGAGGATAGAGTACGCCGGGAGTGTATTTTAGTATATAACTATAGTGGGTAAATGAATTGTAAGAGAAGGAGGGTACGCCGGATGTTTACATCGGGAATTGTTCCCCCATGGTTCTACATCATGGTATTGATTGTATTTATTTTATTTGTTGGAATAGGGTACTGGGTGACAAGAAGTGAGAAAGGCTTGCAGACCGGCGGTGACGGAAAGCTGGCAACGAAAGCGATCTACTATGAAAATCGGTTTAGGGCATCCTCCAAACCTGCGGAAATCATCGATGTCAAAACCAACTATGTAGGTTATGTGAAACGGACCTTTCATAGCATCATCCATCAGTTGCTGACGTTTTTCCTGCCTCGCAGAAATATACAATTATCGGGTGAAAACCGGGATGAAAGTTTTCAAATCAAATTACATAATAGGAACGATCACAAAAAATTCCTCCATAGCAGCTGGGAGATGGAGATAACTTCAAATGGAAAGGTTGAAATGGTTACTATTGAAAGTAAGTCGGAGAAAAGGTCAAACATAATTCTGTCATTTCCTTATCTAAGGGAAATGGTCCATGTTTATATTAACCTTAAAGATAGTGAAATAAGGTTCCGAAAGAATGACTTAGACATTGCCGTCATAACATATCAGAGAAAACTCCCGCCCCGCAAGGTATTCATCGACTCAAAAGAAGGGGAACTCCCACTATTATTATTGGCTTGTATATTTGAGGTTGTAAAATACTATGATTAAGTAAAAAGGGAGCCCCGGAAAACCGGGACTCCCTTTCAATGTTCCAACTAATCCTGCAGAGCTTTCATTGCAATATGAAGACTTGAATAGATAGGGATATTGGAAATATCTATCCCCAGGTTAATCATTGTTTGAGCAATCTCTGGCCTGATTCCGGTTAAGGTGGCACTGATGCCTGAAAGACCAAGGGCATCGATCACTTTAAAGATGCGGTCAGCCACCATCGTATCGATGATTGGAACCCCTGATAAGTCTAAAATGATATGATCCAGCCCCAGCTGAGATCCTTTTATCAAAGCTTTATCCATTAATTCCTGGGCACGCTTTGTATCAATATCACCGACCAGCGGAAGAATCCCAATGGTATCCGTGACTTTGATGACAGGTACAGACAGTTCCAATGCGACTGATTCAGCTGCATGGATCCTTGAATAATATTTTTTACTGTATGAAATGCTAAGCCAGTGAACGGCACGATCGACAACAGAGTTGAATTGAGAAAGCACATTATAGAACTCTGTATACGAAAGCTTCTGCTTTTCAGCTTCGTCCCTGATAATTTCACCAATTTTATCTCTGTAATTCCTTATTTCTTCAATTGCTATATCCAGGGGCAGCTCTAAGTCTATTAGTAAATTCACTGCTTGCTCACCCCATACTCTTAAATTTTCATATGAGGTTTCAAGATTGTCCGTGATAGATTGAGCATATATCTCTATAAGGTTGTGCCGCCATATTTTTATATCTTTACTGATTGTGTTTGAGTAGTTATCTTGATTATCTACAACCCGTTGTTCTACCATTTTCTCTTTCAAGCTGAGAATGGCATCAGCGATGTCCTTCGTTTTTGTATTTTCCATATTTAACAAAAAGCATTCCTCCCGCCGGCTTTTTAAAAATATGGTAACACAAAAAGAAGAGTTCGTCTTTTATCGGCACTTTGAAAATAAAAACGTGCTGGCCTTCTGTGCCGGCTTTTCACTGATAGCCTTCATTCCATTTCTCCAATAATTTTTCAGAAACCCCATAATAAACCGTTTCTGTTCTATCCCTTACCGCATAACGGACAATACACGTATCGTCCATCCAATTCACTTCGATGGAATCCACTGCTGCCTTTCGTTTCAAACCGGCAATTTCGATCATCACTGTATCCTTCAGTTGATATGCAGTTTCAAATGAGAGTGTCTCCCTATAAATGGCAGAAGAAGATAAACAGTCTTCGACATTTACGTACTTCTTAAAACCTCCGTTAATATCATATGTGACAGACGAAGAATCTTTATAAATGCGATAACAAATTTTTTTTACTATTCCAGGCTTCAACCGGCTCGGCCAAATCTGATTTCCATATATATCATCATGGCCGATTAACTTTTCTAAAGGAATGACTTCAACGGTACCGAACATTAAGAGCACCTCCAGATATAAAGTGTCTACTATATACCTATTAGAAGGATTCTATCGATAGACCATGGTCCAATAGTTAAAAATTCATAAATGTGAAAAATAATCCAAACATCATATTGCGAACATCTGTTCCATTCGTTATGATAATAATGTAGTGGGTGATGGTATAAACTTGAATCGTTTTACGAGGTTATCTATGTGGAGGTTCAATAAGAACAATCATTCTTTTTAGGAGCTGATTTAAGATGACAGTACAAGTTTTTTCTTATTTAGTGATGGATGGAAACGCGCAGGAAGCAATGAATTTTTACAAGGAAGCTCTGGATGCAGAGATCCTTTACTCACAAACATTTGGTGAAAGCCCGGAAGATCCCGAATTTCAACTGCCGGAAGAAGCTAAGGACCGTATCATGCATGCAACGGTTAAAATAGGTGAAACTGAAATAATGTTCAGTGACACCTTCCCAGGGCAGCCCCACTCGACAGGAAGTCAAGTAACACTATGTATCACAACCAGTGATCCAGAAAAGTCTCAGAAACTATTTGATGGATTAAAGCAAGACGGGGAAGTAACGATGCCCTTACAGAAAACATTCTTCAGCCCGCTTTACGGCTGCGTAATAGATAAATTTGGAGTGACATTCCAGATCTATACTGGTGAAGGAAAGTAAATTTCTTTAAATCTATATCGTATTCGTCACCCATACAATCTTCAATTCTCCCAGAACTTTACATAATTGCTATAAGAGCCATTCCCCTCATTTCAATGAAGGCTGGCTCTTTTTTTACTTCGATGATTGTTTCTTGCTCCAATTAAAATGAACAGGACTTCGTACTCAAATATGATACAATCAACCTATCCATAACCTTTAGTAATAGCTAGAAGGAGAGAAACATGAAATTTAAGCTAACTCCTGCAATCATTCAAGATATGTGCGGGACTGTCTCCTTCAAGAGGGGAGAAACTTACGTCCGCACCAATAAAGTCACCATCACTGAGCATAGGCGAAAGCATTGTAGAGCTGTGGTAAACGGTGCCGAAAAGTTTGAGGTCACAGTCAAACTAGACGCTTCTGGCGATTTGCATACGGACTGCAGCTGCCCGAAACTTGCTTCATTTGATCTTTCTTGTCAGCATGTCGCTGCAGTATTGATTACCATTCAGCGTAAACAACAGACATCCGGACAAGATTTGACTGAAGACTTTTTCACTTTGTTCAATAATAAAGAAAGCCTTTCAAGTGGAGAACAGCGTCATTTTGAAAGAAGGGAAGCTGTCAACGCAGCTTTTATATGTCTGCCTGTCTCAATTGCCGATGGTCAGAACCTAATAGGTATTCGAATCTTCTTGAACAACCATCCGATAAGAGATATACGTGCCTTTTTAAAAACGTTGAACGAAGGAAGACCTTTCGAGGTAATTGAAGGCTTTACTTATACTCCAAGGAAATATTTTTTGGCAAGAGAAGTAGATGCTTTAGTGAGAGAATTGATGAAAGTACTTATCGATGAACGAATCTACATAGACGAACTGAACGGTGGAGTCCAAACAGCCAGAGATACATTGATTCTTTCACCGTCCTCATGGGAAGTCATTCTCCCTTTATTGGTAAAAGTTTCAGACGTTAAGGTGAAGTTAAAAGATAAACAATTCTACGATATCCAGCAATCAAAGAAAACGTTACCTTTAAAATTTGATTTTAACGTATCGGAAGGAAGCAAATATACCTTACGTATTCTAGGGCTATCCGGAATGGTCCTTTTAAAGCCATACAATTCCATCCTTTACGGCGGTAAACTGTTTGAACTTAATGAGACGGACTGCAGCCGGCTAGCCGAACTAAAAGCAATGCTTGATGAATCCAAAACAGATGAAATAGCCATTCCTAAAGATAAAATCAGCTTTTTTTTAGAAAAAGTGGCTCCTCATCTTAAGAAACTGGGTGAGGTGAGTATTTCAAAAACGTTATCTGATCAGTATATGAATACACCCTTGGTTGCAAAGCTTTACCTGGATCGAGTGAATAATAAGCTGCTTGCCGGACTGGAGTTTCAATATGACCATATTGTCATAAACCCATTGGAAGACCATGAAATGCCAACTGGCTCTTTGGTGATCAGGGATATCGAAAAGGAAGAACTCATCTTATCCCACATGGAGGGCAGTTCCTTTGCCCGGACTGAGGGTGGCTATTTTCTTCACAATGAAGAGTTGGAATTCGATTTTCTTTATTATCAATTGCCAAAGCTTGAAAAGATCGCTCGAATCTATGCCACTACGGCTGTAAGGAATCGAATATTCCGTGGGAACGCGAAGCCGCAAATCAGAGTCAAGGTAAAAAGAGAGAGGACCAACTGGCTCGAATTCAAGTTCGAGATGGACGGTATCGCGGAAAGAGACGTATATGAATTACTTTCAGCCCTAGAAGAAAAAAGGAAATATTACCGATTACCGAATGGTTCCCTGATGTCTTTAGAGACTAGGGAAGCCCATGAAATCGAGCGCTTTCTTCAGAGAGCGGAGGTTAATCCGACATCTCTGGCAAATGGACTGGAACTCCCTATGAATCAATGTCTCGAACTTCTTGATCATGTCGACGGAAGCCAAGGATTTAAGATTGAAAAATCATTCAGGGAGTTCCTCGCCACGCTCCGTAACCCAGACAGCCTGGAATTCAAGGTGCCAGTTAATCTTGCCGATACTCTA encodes:
- a CDS encoding nitroreductase, with translation MDIFEAIQSRRSMGLVKDDPVPKDVIEKILEAGNWAPSHHRTEPWRFFVLTGEGRKPLGEALVKAALENMDDPEGEESKKKLEKTAAKPLRAPLIIAVAVEPSDNPKVIEIEEYGAAYAATQNMLLAAHALGLAGIWRTGKPCYHVSMNELFGLSDRGKMLGFLYFGYPKRESPAGKRKEVSGCVKWLGDEIDFDQFKKKEELKESNS
- a CDS encoding STAS domain-containing protein, producing MNTTFENKEDISQFIVENRKNFQEKLLSEAINVGSKINDILEKGNIDLLKNAERLALYVAESKEEELVEFAKVEGVAWAEHSLTLSFKLEWVQAIRRTLWHFLYKYEQIREAELNRERFFELEKRINDHVDHFLNSFFISYSDYKDEQLSSQRKLVEHLSVPIIPISSSIAVLPLIGKIDSYRIQAIEEKILMNIASLKIQTLIIDMSGVADMEIDVIVHLQRLLGGINMMGCEAVLTGLRVDLVRKMIHSGVSFEQNALTKGTLQQTLKEYLVLEPGE
- a CDS encoding GNAT family N-acetyltransferase, which produces MKEITFDDIYTVGEVIVENDLYSHVHYPKMLKRYDSNFLEFKRMPSTEEFKSAAKYLKSFHHERGQNHVKFSFPAIMEISGNLMGYLKHEGFDIGFMELYSIKPCEFPKKGLMKGVEVKEVKEDDFDKFISLQYVQDLEYGKEFADQKVELHQRQFKDPAIIQLLAYYNGEPAGAADVIINAGTAEIDGFFVLERWRRKGIGSCVQQYVMDRFHDKIIILVADGEDTPREMYQKQHYRYLGFQYQVLKVFEEN
- a CDS encoding DUF3892 domain-containing protein, producing MESKDFEQIYAQYKQEGAHHLQQEFSSSVDTGAEKIVAIRKNGDDDIIAFKTESGRELDYLTALDEAKAGKLAHVDVFHRYGRDIIRSEPDGIEENNLNNLPHF
- a CDS encoding GNAT family N-acetyltransferase is translated as MNFTFEILPEEEIDCLRESCNELMEFQQSVASIRPELFDDMSFETRLVPSIEKAIHNYTVVVKDADQIIGYVYSNISPKETYSNDFAAFFDLSSVSKPNVGCLSQFYIKEGYRKYGIGSKLFMMSMDWLKQYNDIEDIFIFVSNGNSNALEFYKRKGFSVSHDILEGFITVLRN
- a CDS encoding STAS domain-containing protein, with protein sequence MSSQSKLAYYLLHNYSTIAANLVEHAIKKMNIALPQKEKEHAVCVYETFFQFLGDSMLHEKQELPSQLIEWSKKNAEGQIVSGRNISEIIIRYPVTREIFASLTTQWAQEFSLTNIESIKVLQKMNALLDVSEVETVFAYEKLTKRMEEDYREELDSLANPVVPLKKGIAVLPLVGTIDSYRMDHLMDKVIPEISQLNLSYLIVDFSGVQTFDETTASYFQQIGSVLRLLGIRTILTGISPRLAQTAVNIGALLDDVTSFTNVKQALENIR
- a CDS encoding helix-turn-helix domain-containing protein gives rise to the protein MNEIKQLCETFRKSLLMEETGIHPGRIITLLRMKSRITQEKLASKAGVCTQTIKRLESGRGSVSEITCYKIFEALGVDVPVLTKALENK
- a CDS encoding GNAT family N-acetyltransferase, with the translated sequence MLDLLLRRPETADKDEIHRLFRTVITDTFWKEGIIDQDNDLEEEIKTKQYYLEDDFQSSGKERFFLIALEAGKIIGTIEYGPASPLIIKCTDNNFQHLHEVGTVFIHPDYQRKGIGNILLQEIYHILQSNDINEFCLDSGYRRSQKIWKRKFGEPDYLLKDYWGKEYHHMIWYLNVHEIIKNSKSQSK
- a CDS encoding TIGR01777 family oxidoreductase, coding for MGKKIVIAGGTGFVGQYLEKQFIESGFEVILISRNGPHITWDDKKEITQALEHSDLLINLAGKSVNCRYNNKNKKEILKSRTDTTILLGKALQKCINPPKLWINASTATIYRHSEDRPMTEEDGQIGTGFSVEVAREWERSFFSFQFPHIRQAALRIAIVLGRDGGVMIPYKNLVQAGLGGVQGPGTQMFSWIHLEDLYRIILFIQEREQLSGIFNCSSPEPITNRELMGSLREKMNKKIGLPAPKWMLEMGAIFIRTETELILKSRWVIPERLINEGFNFKYPTIRETLEDIL
- a CDS encoding STAS domain-containing protein, encoding MENTKTKDIADAILSLKEKMVEQRVVDNQDNYSNTISKDIKIWRHNLIEIYAQSITDNLETSYENLRVWGEQAVNLLIDLELPLDIAIEEIRNYRDKIGEIIRDEAEKQKLSYTEFYNVLSQFNSVVDRAVHWLSISYSKKYYSRIHAAESVALELSVPVIKVTDTIGILPLVGDIDTKRAQELMDKALIKGSQLGLDHIILDLSGVPIIDTMVADRIFKVIDALGLSGISATLTGIRPEIAQTMINLGIDISNIPIYSSLHIAMKALQD
- a CDS encoding VOC family protein; the protein is MTVQVFSYLVMDGNAQEAMNFYKEALDAEILYSQTFGESPEDPEFQLPEEAKDRIMHATVKIGETEIMFSDTFPGQPHSTGSQVTLCITTSDPEKSQKLFDGLKQDGEVTMPLQKTFFSPLYGCVIDKFGVTFQIYTGEGK
- a CDS encoding DEAD/DEAH box helicase, with the protein product MKFKLTPAIIQDMCGTVSFKRGETYVRTNKVTITEHRRKHCRAVVNGAEKFEVTVKLDASGDLHTDCSCPKLASFDLSCQHVAAVLITIQRKQQTSGQDLTEDFFTLFNNKESLSSGEQRHFERREAVNAAFICLPVSIADGQNLIGIRIFLNNHPIRDIRAFLKTLNEGRPFEVIEGFTYTPRKYFLAREVDALVRELMKVLIDERIYIDELNGGVQTARDTLILSPSSWEVILPLLVKVSDVKVKLKDKQFYDIQQSKKTLPLKFDFNVSEGSKYTLRILGLSGMVLLKPYNSILYGGKLFELNETDCSRLAELKAMLDESKTDEIAIPKDKISFFLEKVAPHLKKLGEVSISKTLSDQYMNTPLVAKLYLDRVNNKLLAGLEFQYDHIVINPLEDHEMPTGSLVIRDIEKEELILSHMEGSSFARTEGGYFLHNEELEFDFLYYQLPKLEKIARIYATTAVRNRIFRGNAKPQIRVKVKRERTNWLEFKFEMDGIAERDVYELLSALEEKRKYYRLPNGSLMSLETREAHEIERFLQRAEVNPTSLANGLELPMNQCLELLDHVDGSQGFKIEKSFREFLATLRNPDSLEFKVPVNLADTLRDYQKRGYQWLKTLAHYGFGGILADDMGLGKTLQSIAFIQSIMNEIRGEQAPALIVCPSSLTYNWLSEFTKFTPGIEAMVLDGNKTNRKRLQADISKVDVVITSYPIVRRDIHWIENQNFSAVFYDEAQAFKNPVTQTARAVKKIQASHRFALTGTPVENSIEELWSIYHVVFPQLFLGLKEYSQLTRKTINRRIQPFMLRRVKEDVLDELPEKIETRETVELLPDQKKLYAAYLAKLRHDTLKHLDKDTLRKNKIKILAGITRLRQLCCHPALFVDGYKGGSAKMEHLLEILQEANHSGRRVLIFSQFTSMLQLIGRELAQKNASFFYLDGETPSEERLNLCNRYNKGERDIFLISLKAGGTGLNLHSADTVILYDTWWNPAVEEQAADRAHRMGQENVVQVIKLVAKGTIEEKINELQEKKRSMIEEIIDPAEGKGNYLSERDIKEILMIEDDG